In a genomic window of Zingiber officinale cultivar Zhangliang chromosome 9B, Zo_v1.1, whole genome shotgun sequence:
- the LOC122024790 gene encoding putative U-box domain-containing protein 42 isoform X1, translating to MSQPNTMEPGMEPQVQDNTSTSRTEFLVSLSSKVDAMKELITRCSSSDQASLDGELQTLVKQLETVIRSMAMDLSKIPFSDFKNQFSQPGQINVGESPVSASQRENNYEDFIKGTHKGMQRNDAKASSDILPPSAETLQPGYQGFFCPLTEKIMNDPVTIETGITYEREAIVEWFMRSSEYVICPTTRIEIKSTCFCSNLALKSTIEEWKERNEVMRIQIASGSLSLAASEAMVLDALKEMQLLSQHNKHKGHMHIIGITQQVVQLLRHDSMVVRCEAMHLLRSLVEDEDGKVIVARTRILTRTVKMMSSYNSSERHAAVSFLLELSKSEMFLDKIGLTPGGILILITMKYNKEADPLAAEKAEEILKNLEKLPLNIRCMAENGFMEPLLDHLIDGLGEVQMDMVSYLGEIPLEDDMKSYVAERASNTLIQMISGGNPVIRREAFKTLVQISSHPPSSRILIDAGITPLMIDEIFSRRIHSESLDSQEEAAAILANILESDGIDFSNIKVNKNGHTISSQYSVYNLVHLLKCSIAEKVDANIVRILFSLTKLSKPLATIVSVVKELEVTQTIIEFLNSQLEDLVTVAAKLLIALSSHIGDTIASYLTKTQGQPEGLIKNYDSKQISEKQAASANLIAKLPHRSAPLNLALLHQGTVPVVLSRIQEIQRGEIRASSMRLTAHYLEGLAGILVRFTSSLLDQEILQMAMSRDLTSVFADLLVRPCGSSEVQRLAAVGLENLSSQSLKLSKPPSEVRKPSRPINIFSKSRSVTNQEGGRLVLTCPAHRGVCSTTTFCLLESRAAERLLGCLDNENPEVVKAVLSAISTLLDNNVEVMGSVRALTELGAVESVLRVLKVYREEEEVLQRSLWLVERFLEMGNQQLCREIYGNKVLSTMLVSTFHKADGNNKKMAENILSHLHRIMNFSSKSFVM from the exons ATGTCT CAACCAAATACCATGGAGCCAGGAATGGAACCACAGGTCCAAGACAATACTTCAACAAGCAGAACTGAGTTCCTAGTGTCTTTGTCATCTAAAGTCGACGCCATGAAGGAGCTCATTACACGATGTAGCAGCAGTGACCAAGCGAGCCTGGATGGTGAGCTCCAAACCCTTGTCAAACAACTAGAGACAGTGATCAGAAGCATGGCAATGGATCTTAGCAAGAttccattttctgatttcaagAACCAATTCAGCCAACCAGGACAAATTAATGTAGGGGAAAGTCCAGTTTCAGCATCTCAGAGGGAGAATAATTATGAAGATTTCATCAAAGGCACACACAAAGGCATGCAGAGAAATGATGCCAAAGCATCATCTGATATTCTTCCTCCATCGGCAGAAACTCTCCAACCAGGTTACCAAGGCTTTTTCTGTCCATTGACAGAGAAAATTATGAATGATCCTGTCACCATAGAAACTGGCATAACATATGAAAGGGAAGCCATTGTTGAGTGGTTCATGAGGTCCTCAGAATATGTTATCTGCCCAACAACAAGGATTGAGATCAAAAGTACATGTTTCTGCAGTAACCTAGCTTTGAAGAGCACAATCGAAGAGTGGAAGGAAAGGAACGAGGTGATGAGAATACAGATCGCGAGCGGTTCTCTGTCATTAGCTGCTTCAGAAGCCATGGTTTTGGATGCACTGAAGGAGATGCAACTTCTAAGCCAACATAATAAGCACAAGGGGCATATGCACATTATTGGAATCACACAGCAAGTAGTGCAGCTTCTAAGACATGATAGTATGGTTGTGCGGTGCGAGGCAATGCATCTTTTGCGCTCTTTggtggaggatgaagacggaaaG GTTATTGTTGCAAGGACAAGAATCCTCACAAGGACAGTCAAGATGATGTCCAGCTACAATTCTTCAGAGAGGCATGCAGCTGTTTCATTCTTACTAGAGCTTTCTAAATCTGAGATGTTCTTGGACAAAATTGGTCTAACACCCGGAGGAATCTTGATTCTGATTACGATGAAGTACAATAAGGAAGCTGATCCTTTAGCTGCAGAAAAAGCAGAAGAAATTttgaagaacttggagaagttgcCACTGAATATTAGGTGTATGGCAGAGAATGGATTCATGGAACCCCTTTTAGACCACCTCATTGATG GTTTAGGAGAAGTACAGATGGATATGGTGAGCTACCTCGGTGAAATACCTCTCGAGGATGACATGAAATCTTATGTGGCAGAGAGAGCCTCCAATACCCTAATCCAAATGATCAGTGGTGGCAACCCTGTCATCAGAAGAGAAGCATTCAAAACTCTAGTTCAAATCTCCTCTCATCCTCCCAGCAGCAGGATACTCATTGACGCAGGCATCACCCCGCTCATGATCGATGAAATATTTTCACGCAGAATCCACAGCGAGTCCCTGGATTCCCAGGAAGAGGCTGCTGCAATCCTTGCCAACATACTTGAATCAGATGGAATTGATTTTTCCAACATAAAAGTGAACAAGAATGGCCACACCATCAGCTCACAGTACTCAGTTTACAACCTTGTCCACCTTCTGAAGTGCTCGATAGCGGAAAAAGTTGATGCGAACATTGTAAGAATCTTATTTTCACTTACAAAGCTCTCAAAGCCTCTGGCCACTATCGTGTCGGTGGTAAAAGAGCTCGAGGTGACCCAAACCATCATTGAATTCCTCAATTCTCAATTGGAAGATCTCGTAACTGTTGCAGCAAAGTTGCTTATCGCCCTTTCATCTCACATAGGAGACACCATAGCAAGTTATCTCACCAAGACACAAGGCCAACCAGAGGGCCTAATCAAGAACTATGACAGCAAGCAGATTTCTGAAAAGCAAGCTGCATCAGCCAACCTAATTGCAAAGCTCCCGCACAGGAGCGCACCACTCAATTTAGCTCTCCTTCACCAAGGTACAGTACCGGTAGTTCTCAGCAGGATACAAGAAATCCAGAGAGGCGAAATACGGGCCAGCAGCATGAGGCTCACAGCGCACTACTTGGAAGGCCTAGCAGGCATTCTTGTGAGGTTCACCAGCAGTTTGCTTGACCAGGAGATACTTCAGATGGCCATGTCAAGGGATTTAACATCAGTGTTTGCAGATTTACTTGTGAGGCCATGTGGAAGCAGCGAAGTCCAAAGGTTAGCAGCTGTAGGGCTTGAGAACCTCTCCTCTCAGTCACTAAAACTATCGAAGCCCCCTTCAGAAGTGAGGAAGCCCTCTCGACCAATAAACATTTTCTCCAAGTCCAGATCGGTCACCAACCAAGAAGGTGGTAGGTTGGTGTTAACTTGCCCGGCACACCGGGGAGTCTGCTCAACCACCACCTTCTGCTTGCTGGAATCCCGGGCTGCAGAGAGGCTGCTGGGTTGCCTCGACAATGAGAACCCCGAGGTCGTAAAGGCAGTACTGTCGGCCATCAGCACGCTCTTGGATAACAACGTGGAGGTGATGGGGAGTGTGAGGGCACTGACTGAACTCGGAGCAGTGGAGAGTGTGCTTAGGGTGTTGAAGGTGTacagggaggaggaggaggtgcttCAGAGGAGTCTCTGGCTGGTAGAGAGGTTCTTGGAGATGGGGAACCAGCAGCTCTGCAGGGAGATCTACGGCAACAAGGTGTTGTCGACAATGCTGGTGTCGACCTTTCATAAAGCGGATGGCAACAACAAGAAGATGGCTGAGAACATTCTCAGCCATTTGCATAGAATCATGAACTTCTCCAGTAAGAGTTTTGTTATGTGA
- the LOC122024791 gene encoding phosphatidylinositol 4-kinase gamma 7-like, whose amino-acid sequence MAPNFDSPVQTQMAVSVLSNDCIGNPRSEGKTSGRRRVFVQTDTGLVLGLELDRGDNVHTVKRRLQLALNMPTEESSLSLGDVVLKNDLSVVRNDSPLLLTRSFLQRSSSTPCLSPVANDLQQSGDHSDFIEILCSNNCTEIKLLVNDAVKGIKKAIDPIAVHRGLGGAYFFRNISGANIAIVKPTDEEPFAPNNPKGFIGKALGQPGLKRSVRVGETGFREVAAYLLDYNNFANVPPTALVKITHPVFHLNEDISSEGSIKASCRKINAASKIASLQKYIPHDFDASDHGTSSFPVTVVHRIGILDVRIFNTDRHAGNLLVRKIDGNAGRFGAVMELIPIDHGFCLPESLEDPYFEWIHWPQSSIPFSEEELNYIRNLDPFRDSEMLRMELPMIRESCLRVLVLSTIFLKEATAFGLYLAEIGEMMSREFSGMEEEPSELEVICIEARRLVAEREAFSPKCDSPDEEGIQFDLDYEDNDALMQETSPVSHCVYRGGISRNLLSKLEENVEDEEELEDENQEKANCLPPFEAGHIPDVSKLSMSLKGVSIARKSQRYLAGFPKSSLSKSKTSKGDDSGRFKGGGYRSANEKLPASVSFVKLSDMGEAEWTAFLEKFQELLPGAFRGRKCSAAARLRQRFGTSCQF is encoded by the coding sequence ATGGCTCCCAATTTTGATAGCCCTGTTCAGACTCAAATGGCGGTTTCAGTTCTAAGCAATGACTGCATTGGGAATCCGAGGAGTGAAGGAAAGACATCTGGTCGAAGGCGTGTGTTTGTTCAGACGGACACTGGCTTGGTCTTAGGCCTTGAACTGGATCGTGGTGACAATGTGCACACTGTTAAACGGAGATTGCAGCTTGCTCTCAATATGCCAACTGAGGAGAGTTCTCTTTCACTGGGTGATGTTGTTTTGAAAAATGATCTTAGTGTTGTGAGGAATGACTCCCCATTATTATTGACAAGGAGCTTCCTGCAAAGGAGTTCCTCCACTCCATGCCTCTCACCGGTTGCGAATGATCTTCAGCAAAGTGGGGATCATAGTGATTTTATTGAAATTTTATGCTCAAACAACTGTACTGAGATAAAACTACTTGTTAATGATGCAGTGAAGGGTATTAAGAAAGCCATAGACCCAATTGCAGTTCACAGAGGACTTGGTGGTGCATACTTCTTCCGGAACATAAGCGGTGCAAACATTGCTATTGTGAAGCCGACGGATGAGGAGCCATTTGCGCCAAACAATCCTAAAGGTTTTATAGGTAAGGCCCTTGGACAACCTGGGTTGAAAAGGTCTGTTCGAGTTGGTGAGACCGGGTTCAGAGAGGTTGCCGCCTACCTCCTGGATTACAATAACTTTGCCAATGTCCCTCCAACAGCCCTTGTCAAGATCACACATCCAGTATTTCATCTGAATGAAGACATTAGCTCCGAGGGCAGCATTAAGGCTTCTTGTAGGAAGATAAATGCTGCCAGCAAAATTGCTTCGTTGCAGAAGTACATTCCACATGACTTTGATGCTAGCGATCATGGCACCTCAAGCTTCCCTGTCACAGTGGTGCACAGGATTGGGATACTTGATGTTAGGATCTTCAATACTGATAGGCATGCCGGGAACCTTCTGGTGAGGAAAATTGATGGTAATGCTGGTAGGTTTGGGGCTGTGATGGAATTAATCCCAATTGATCATGGTTTTTGCTTGCCTGAGAGCTTGGAGGATCCTTATTTTGAATGGATCCACTGGCCACAATCATCAATCCCTTTTTCTGAGGAAGAGCTCAACTATATTAGGAACCTTGACCCATTTAGAGATTCAGAGATGCTCCGAATGGAGCTACCTATGATCCGAGAATCATGCCTTAGAGTGTTAGTACTCTCGACAATTTTTCTCAAGGAAGCAACTGCATTTGGACTTTACCTTGCTGAGATCGGAGAGATGATGAGCAGGGAATTTAGTGGAATGGAAGAGGAGCCAAGTGAGTTGGAGGTTATCTGCATTGAGGCAAGAAGGTTAGTGGCAGAAAGAGAGGCTTTTTCTCCAAAATGTGATTCTCCAGACGAGGAAGGCATTCAGTTTGACCTTGACTATGAAGATAATGATGCACTGATGCAAGAAACATCCCCAGTCAGCCACTGTGTATACAGAGGAGGTATTTCTAGAAATCTACTATCGAAATTAGAAGAAAATGTAGAAGACGAAGAGGAACTTGAGGATGAAAATCAGGAAAAAGCTAATTGCTTGCCACCATTTGAGGCTGGCCATATTCCAGATGTTTCAAAGCTGTCCATGTCACTGAAGGGGGTAAGCATTGCTAGAAAAAGTCAGCGGTATCTTGCTGGTTTTCCAAAATCAAGCCTGTCAAAAAGTAAAACCAGTAAAGGCGATGACAGTGGCAGGTTTAAGGGTGGTGGGTACAGGAGTGCAAATGAGAAGCTTCCTGCAAGTGTGAGTTTTGTGAAGCTCTCGGACATGGGAGAGGCAGAGTGGACTGCCTTCCTAGAGAAGTTCCAGGAGTTGCTGCCAGGTGCATTCCGAGGTCGGAAGTGCAGTGCTGCTGCTCGCCTGAGGCAGAGGTTTGGCACTTCATGCCAGTTTTGA
- the LOC122024790 gene encoding putative U-box domain-containing protein 42 isoform X2: MEPGMEPQVQDNTSTSRTEFLVSLSSKVDAMKELITRCSSSDQASLDGELQTLVKQLETVIRSMAMDLSKIPFSDFKNQFSQPGQINVGESPVSASQRENNYEDFIKGTHKGMQRNDAKASSDILPPSAETLQPGYQGFFCPLTEKIMNDPVTIETGITYEREAIVEWFMRSSEYVICPTTRIEIKSTCFCSNLALKSTIEEWKERNEVMRIQIASGSLSLAASEAMVLDALKEMQLLSQHNKHKGHMHIIGITQQVVQLLRHDSMVVRCEAMHLLRSLVEDEDGKVIVARTRILTRTVKMMSSYNSSERHAAVSFLLELSKSEMFLDKIGLTPGGILILITMKYNKEADPLAAEKAEEILKNLEKLPLNIRCMAENGFMEPLLDHLIDGLGEVQMDMVSYLGEIPLEDDMKSYVAERASNTLIQMISGGNPVIRREAFKTLVQISSHPPSSRILIDAGITPLMIDEIFSRRIHSESLDSQEEAAAILANILESDGIDFSNIKVNKNGHTISSQYSVYNLVHLLKCSIAEKVDANIVRILFSLTKLSKPLATIVSVVKELEVTQTIIEFLNSQLEDLVTVAAKLLIALSSHIGDTIASYLTKTQGQPEGLIKNYDSKQISEKQAASANLIAKLPHRSAPLNLALLHQGTVPVVLSRIQEIQRGEIRASSMRLTAHYLEGLAGILVRFTSSLLDQEILQMAMSRDLTSVFADLLVRPCGSSEVQRLAAVGLENLSSQSLKLSKPPSEVRKPSRPINIFSKSRSVTNQEGGRLVLTCPAHRGVCSTTTFCLLESRAAERLLGCLDNENPEVVKAVLSAISTLLDNNVEVMGSVRALTELGAVESVLRVLKVYREEEEVLQRSLWLVERFLEMGNQQLCREIYGNKVLSTMLVSTFHKADGNNKKMAENILSHLHRIMNFSSKSFVM, encoded by the exons ATGGAGCCAGGAATGGAACCACAGGTCCAAGACAATACTTCAACAAGCAGAACTGAGTTCCTAGTGTCTTTGTCATCTAAAGTCGACGCCATGAAGGAGCTCATTACACGATGTAGCAGCAGTGACCAAGCGAGCCTGGATGGTGAGCTCCAAACCCTTGTCAAACAACTAGAGACAGTGATCAGAAGCATGGCAATGGATCTTAGCAAGAttccattttctgatttcaagAACCAATTCAGCCAACCAGGACAAATTAATGTAGGGGAAAGTCCAGTTTCAGCATCTCAGAGGGAGAATAATTATGAAGATTTCATCAAAGGCACACACAAAGGCATGCAGAGAAATGATGCCAAAGCATCATCTGATATTCTTCCTCCATCGGCAGAAACTCTCCAACCAGGTTACCAAGGCTTTTTCTGTCCATTGACAGAGAAAATTATGAATGATCCTGTCACCATAGAAACTGGCATAACATATGAAAGGGAAGCCATTGTTGAGTGGTTCATGAGGTCCTCAGAATATGTTATCTGCCCAACAACAAGGATTGAGATCAAAAGTACATGTTTCTGCAGTAACCTAGCTTTGAAGAGCACAATCGAAGAGTGGAAGGAAAGGAACGAGGTGATGAGAATACAGATCGCGAGCGGTTCTCTGTCATTAGCTGCTTCAGAAGCCATGGTTTTGGATGCACTGAAGGAGATGCAACTTCTAAGCCAACATAATAAGCACAAGGGGCATATGCACATTATTGGAATCACACAGCAAGTAGTGCAGCTTCTAAGACATGATAGTATGGTTGTGCGGTGCGAGGCAATGCATCTTTTGCGCTCTTTggtggaggatgaagacggaaaG GTTATTGTTGCAAGGACAAGAATCCTCACAAGGACAGTCAAGATGATGTCCAGCTACAATTCTTCAGAGAGGCATGCAGCTGTTTCATTCTTACTAGAGCTTTCTAAATCTGAGATGTTCTTGGACAAAATTGGTCTAACACCCGGAGGAATCTTGATTCTGATTACGATGAAGTACAATAAGGAAGCTGATCCTTTAGCTGCAGAAAAAGCAGAAGAAATTttgaagaacttggagaagttgcCACTGAATATTAGGTGTATGGCAGAGAATGGATTCATGGAACCCCTTTTAGACCACCTCATTGATG GTTTAGGAGAAGTACAGATGGATATGGTGAGCTACCTCGGTGAAATACCTCTCGAGGATGACATGAAATCTTATGTGGCAGAGAGAGCCTCCAATACCCTAATCCAAATGATCAGTGGTGGCAACCCTGTCATCAGAAGAGAAGCATTCAAAACTCTAGTTCAAATCTCCTCTCATCCTCCCAGCAGCAGGATACTCATTGACGCAGGCATCACCCCGCTCATGATCGATGAAATATTTTCACGCAGAATCCACAGCGAGTCCCTGGATTCCCAGGAAGAGGCTGCTGCAATCCTTGCCAACATACTTGAATCAGATGGAATTGATTTTTCCAACATAAAAGTGAACAAGAATGGCCACACCATCAGCTCACAGTACTCAGTTTACAACCTTGTCCACCTTCTGAAGTGCTCGATAGCGGAAAAAGTTGATGCGAACATTGTAAGAATCTTATTTTCACTTACAAAGCTCTCAAAGCCTCTGGCCACTATCGTGTCGGTGGTAAAAGAGCTCGAGGTGACCCAAACCATCATTGAATTCCTCAATTCTCAATTGGAAGATCTCGTAACTGTTGCAGCAAAGTTGCTTATCGCCCTTTCATCTCACATAGGAGACACCATAGCAAGTTATCTCACCAAGACACAAGGCCAACCAGAGGGCCTAATCAAGAACTATGACAGCAAGCAGATTTCTGAAAAGCAAGCTGCATCAGCCAACCTAATTGCAAAGCTCCCGCACAGGAGCGCACCACTCAATTTAGCTCTCCTTCACCAAGGTACAGTACCGGTAGTTCTCAGCAGGATACAAGAAATCCAGAGAGGCGAAATACGGGCCAGCAGCATGAGGCTCACAGCGCACTACTTGGAAGGCCTAGCAGGCATTCTTGTGAGGTTCACCAGCAGTTTGCTTGACCAGGAGATACTTCAGATGGCCATGTCAAGGGATTTAACATCAGTGTTTGCAGATTTACTTGTGAGGCCATGTGGAAGCAGCGAAGTCCAAAGGTTAGCAGCTGTAGGGCTTGAGAACCTCTCCTCTCAGTCACTAAAACTATCGAAGCCCCCTTCAGAAGTGAGGAAGCCCTCTCGACCAATAAACATTTTCTCCAAGTCCAGATCGGTCACCAACCAAGAAGGTGGTAGGTTGGTGTTAACTTGCCCGGCACACCGGGGAGTCTGCTCAACCACCACCTTCTGCTTGCTGGAATCCCGGGCTGCAGAGAGGCTGCTGGGTTGCCTCGACAATGAGAACCCCGAGGTCGTAAAGGCAGTACTGTCGGCCATCAGCACGCTCTTGGATAACAACGTGGAGGTGATGGGGAGTGTGAGGGCACTGACTGAACTCGGAGCAGTGGAGAGTGTGCTTAGGGTGTTGAAGGTGTacagggaggaggaggaggtgcttCAGAGGAGTCTCTGGCTGGTAGAGAGGTTCTTGGAGATGGGGAACCAGCAGCTCTGCAGGGAGATCTACGGCAACAAGGTGTTGTCGACAATGCTGGTGTCGACCTTTCATAAAGCGGATGGCAACAACAAGAAGATGGCTGAGAACATTCTCAGCCATTTGCATAGAATCATGAACTTCTCCAGTAAGAGTTTTGTTATGTGA